The segment GTTTCAAGTTTTATATTTTCAATTACAGATTTATCCTGCCCTTCAAGTATCTTTTTTATATTTGCCCTGGCTGCAGCGCGTATCTTATCGGTAAGCTCTATGGCAAGATCACCCACGGTATACGACTCGCCGGGTTTACATAACACTTCAACAGCCCCAAGCTGTATTGCCTCAAAAGCCAGTTTGCTTCCCTTGGGAGTAAGGGAAGATACCACTATTACAGGCATCGGTTTATACCGCATAAGTTTCCTTAAAAAAGTTATCCCGTCCATACGCGGCATTTCTATATCAAGGGTTATTACATCAGGATTAAGCTGAACTATTTTATCACGCGCCACGTAAGGATCCGGCGCAGTTCCTATGACTTCAATATCAGCTGTTTTTGAAAGTTCGGCGGACAGTATTTTCCTGACAATCGCCGAATCATCCACAACCAGCACTTTTATCATTTTTATTTTCTCCCCGTGCAATTTTTTACATCTACAGCCACAGCAACCGGCATTTCATCAACAACAAACTTAATTTCCGCCTGCTTTACCATTATTTCCCATCCCTCTTTGTCAATTATTTCCGCAGAAGGCGGCGTTAAATCCGCCGTAACCTTTTTTCCAAACGCTTCCGTTACAAAATGGCCGCAGGTAAGATTAATAAACTCTTTTATCACGTCATATTCGGCCTCAATTTTATTATCTTTGCCGGGTTCAAGCCCCATAACATTTGACACAAGGGCGGAACAAAAATCCTTGGTGGTAATTATGGACATCGTTCCGCCGCACTCCCCGGTAAACCCCACATCAGAACGTATATATATTTTTTCGGGATTGTACTTAAACGCAGCGCCTGCAACAGGCTCCCCAAACATCATGGCATATTTTGAAAGAATATCATGAAACACCTTTTCAAGAGCAGCTTCGTATTTTGGCATCTCATTGCCCCCCTTTATCCGGATTTAATATTTTCTCCGCAAGGTCTTTAATATTTTCAGGGGTAAACGGTTTTCTAAGGTATGCCTTTATTCCCTTTGACATCATCTCTTCTATCCTGGTCTCGCTGCCTTCGCTGGAAACAATTACAACGGGAATAGTTTTCAGCATTCCGTCTTCGCTCATTCTCTGCACCATTTCCACGCCGTTCATCCTTGGCATATTTATGTCGGCAAACACAAGGTCTATCCACTTGGACTGAAGCACATCAAGCGCTTCCAGCCCGTTTTCCGCTTCGTAGAGTTCCCC is part of the Candidatus Goldiibacteriota bacterium genome and harbors:
- a CDS encoding response regulator, coding for MAYNFLIVDDSATTRTIIKRILELSTIEIGELYEAENGLEALDVLQSKWIDLVFADINMPRMNGVEMVQRMSEDGMLKTIPVVIVSSEGSETRIEEMMSKGIKAYLRKPFTPENIKDLAEKILNPDKGGQ
- a CDS encoding chemotaxis protein CheX, with product MPKYEAALEKVFHDILSKYAMMFGEPVAGAAFKYNPEKIYIRSDVGFTGECGGTMSIITTKDFCSALVSNVMGLEPGKDNKIEAEYDVIKEFINLTCGHFVTEAFGKKVTADLTPPSAEIIDKEGWEIMVKQAEIKFVVDEMPVAVAVDVKNCTGRK